In Hypanus sabinus isolate sHypSab1 chromosome 25, sHypSab1.hap1, whole genome shotgun sequence, the genomic stretch ttttcaagatttttataaatctttatatcaatcagaatttgatggtgacctgtccatgatggataatttttttaacaatttgaaaattcctaaactgacagatgaagatcatagcttgttcgatgctcccatctctatggccgaaataggagaggctatctcatcaatgaactcagggaaagctcctggccctgatggttatattgtagaatttttaaaaactttttcttctttgctttccccttggttatgtgaaatctttaatgatgcatttgctaagaagagattacctcaatctttttataaagcaactatctctttaattcttaaaaaagataaagatcctaatttatgtgcatcttatcaccctatatcattattaaatgtagattctaagattcttacaaaaattttagctattagattagaaagggtactatcacagattatttcagaagaccaaactggtttcattaggaatcggtattccttttttaatgtcagaaaattgattaatataatttatactccatcacccacaaccccagaatgtattatttcattagatgctgaaaaagcttttgatagagttgaatggacatacttatttaatgtattgagaaattttaattttagcccTAATttcatatcatggattaaattaatatattataaacctgttgcttctgttcttacaaataattacagatcctctttttttcaattatctcgtggtatgagacaaggttgtccattaagtcctttattatttaatatcgcattagaacctttagccattgctattcgtgaatctcctaatatttttagtattacccgtaatgagaagttatacaagttatcactttatgctgatgacttgctgttatatatttctgatcctgacagatctattcctgctattttatctttgttggctcaatttggtagtttttctggttataaattaaacttggataagagcgaattattccccttaaacgcgcaaactttattgaatgacaggataccatttaaagttgttactgataactttatctatttaggtataaaaattaccaagaaatataaagatttatttagactgaatttcttacctatgcttcatcaaattcaacaacttactacaagatggtctcccttatacttatcattagttggtcggattaatgctattaaaatgatgattttaccgaaatttttatatttatttcaagccttaccaatttttattcctaaatctttttttgacaacattgattcaaaaatttcctcatttgtgtggcaaaataaaaaccccaggttaagtaaaaggcaattacaaaaatctaaaaaagatggtggtttagctttacctaattttagattttactattgggcgaataatattcgtaacctaatatattggaaattagatttggattcaccattgtgcccacagtgggtaaatttggaatgtgatgaggtaaagggatattctctgttctccgttcttggttcttttcttcctactgatttagttaaatccaataaacagatatctaatcctgttatcaaacatacattacgaatttggtttcaatttcgtaagttttttactttgaaaaactttgttcttgatagccctattttacttaatttttttttcaaaccttccttaacagatcaagcttttagcatatggaaaaggaaaggtataaaatgttttcgtgatcttttttttgaaggtactttgatgtcttctgtccaactttccaacaaatttaaattacctaaatctaacttttgcagatatctacaaattagaaattttttacataaagttttaccatcttttcccaattcaacttcaatggattttcCAGATTTGATTTTTGCCTTAAATCcgtgtcagaagggattagtagcttttatttataatatgattatgaagatacaaccagaaatatcagttagaattaaacaagaatgggaaaaagaacttcgatataatatatcaacagataaatgggaaaaaattttacaaatggttaactcttctatatgtgctaaacatgccttaatacaatttaaaattgtacatagagctcatatgtctaaagataaacttgctcgattctattctcatattaaccctcaatgtgacagatgtcattcagaagtggcttcattgacccatatgttttggtcctgtcccactttacataattattggaaggacatatttactaccatttcctcaatttggaatatcgatctacaacctcattttattactgccatttttggtataccaaatgaggatggtaatcagttttccccttcaatcagatgaatgattgcttttgtaacattaatggccagaaggtctatattacaaaactggaaagaagtaaatcctcctaccacgtttcagtggttttctcaaactatttcttatctgagcttggaaaaaattagaagcactatttttgactcatcaattaaatttgaagaaacttggggaccgttcatttgacactttcatatgaattaatttggccttttccagaccttctttctgcttattcatgttcaggtatggagttctggagttttttgacactatcatatacttgtaaactattattattgcccatgttagtttagtttagtgtttttttttctcaatatatatttttcacatattttcaaattttttcttcttttgatgattatttttgttttttttcatatataatcatatggtcTTGACTGATTAATGTATTGTCTTTTGTCgatatttaataggatattatcttattattaatgcgacttcaagtctattgtattcataacctattcattattatgttatgttttttctatatatatgaaactcaataaaaagattgaaaaaaaagaaagaaagttttttaaaaataacatgAATATTACACTCTCTTCAAAAGATGGGGAAAGGACAAACCATTATGTTTTCAGTGTGGCATTCCAGATAAGTTCAATAGGCAACTAATTGAAATTGTTGGTGTCTATACCCACATATTCTCCTGCTGCTGAATCAACCTTGTGCTGCACTGGTAAATTTAtggaatttaaaaaaattctCTATTATTAATTGTCCCAATAAACCATGTGTAGCTTTATGGCACTGATACCATCATATCACCAAGATATCTCTCCTGTATATTTACTCAAAGTTTATTTCTCAGGTCCAGAGTACACTTGTCTTGAAGCTGCCACAGGGAGAGCCCTCCTTCGTCAACACATGGATAACACTGGAGAGGACCATCCCCTCAATAAACTGAAGGTTAAAATTGATCAAGGTGAGAGTTCATAATCTGGATCTGTGCAAATTGATTTGGAATCCCTGATCAAATCCCCAGTGCTTCCAAAAAATCATTTTTCAGATGCAAGCAGAAAAAGCAAGTTTCTGAATTTGATATTGAATCCCCAAAAGTGAAAGTGCTTGAATAGATGAGCTCCTGTTGGAGTGGGACAAGAGGCAAAAATAGTCAAATTGGAAGTGTGACAACTGGAGATTTCTGGTACTTGCTGTTGACTTCAAATGGAGATGTTTCACCAAGCACTCAGTCTTTTTGATCAGAGCTGTTTAGTGCCATTTCAAGGTTTTGTAGGTTTAAAGGCTGATTTGTACTTCTGCATAGTAGCCTATGCCGTAGCCTTTGTAGGTGGCCTGCACCGTTGAGCATTTATACCTGTACATTGGTGTGTCTGCATCGCTCTGCAATTCACCGCCAAAACActagttggcagtggggtttctaaTGGTGACTGAGCGCATCATGTTGGAGCTAATGTTGAACAagggttacttttattgaaattactgcaacgcaAAAAAGAGATGACATCGGAGGAGATGATATCTAGGACCATCGAATGTATTGAGGCAGGAGGggggtgaattttctgtgcttgtccggccactgagagacacggacgaggaaatgcatttcaaatattgttggatgtcggcaggtagatttgacgatttggttcatcgtcTCCAACCATTTATTTTGCATCTGTGTACGCACAGTATGCCTATagacaggaggaaatgcgatgctaccaagtggaccaatcacagttgttacTGTCTGCATCGCCGTGATGCGCAGTTACATTTTTGGAGAGGTGCACGTCAGGCTATGGCGTAGGATACAGTGTAGAGTACGTGGCTACGCTGTACCTACAGCATTCATTTGACGCAGAAGTATAAAACAGCCTTTACTCAGCAACTGCTGAATGGATTAGTATGATCCATTGTCAGTTGCTGATGGATGCTTTGCTTATTTCCTTACAAAACAGGAAGTtatttcagcccattgagtctgtgctggCTTGCAGAACAATTCCTCTCCTAACAATTTTCAATTGTTACCAATTTCCCTCAGCTGCCCACCAGATTTTATTCACCCGCTTGCACACCAGGGGAGACTTACAATTCTCAGTTAACCTGTCAACCTGCAtgtttttgggatgtggaagggctTTAGAGCAAGTGAATCACAGAGAAAAAAGGAACTACTTTGTGACCTTGGCATTTCATTTCATAGGCATTTCATAGTCAATAATGTgtgatattgtggcgacccatttcctggcacatctgaaccggctcacaattagccagcgttccggctaagggagatagcctatgggggtttgcgagcacagagctttggagcctctgcgccacggggggcaggttgagggaggcttaaaagcaaggctgagtatttcgaataaagttttttcttcgactgcagttaccgactccgtgttgtaattttagcgctgcgtgtagcacaccgctacaatatagtCATTTGCGTAATGTTAAACTTGGTGTTTGCTCTCTCATGCCCCATGATTTCTGTATTCCCTAAGTAAGCCCAGCCTTAGAAATTTTACCTTCCTTTGACAAAGAATTAATTTATTGTTGTTCCTTTTTCAGGGATTGATCCAGATGAGACATATAACGAAACTCCCTATGAAAAAGGCTTCTGCTTTGTATCATATTTAGCTCACCTTGTGGGTGATCAGAGCACGTTTGATGCTTTCCTTCGGGTAAGAACTTGTCAAGTTCattgtgttacgaaccccgtaactgggtcacttaccagtaaagatagagaggtccgttgaagtctgatgatactatttttaatagtatttattggtaaaaatacacaaatatcaatgaaaatatacagataatatatgtcgtcaatactaaatctaaaagtgcgggtataataataatcaatgagaaataagctctatcgttgtctaggggataatgtattgtccgatggaaatataaaagtcactcagttcatgcaggttgCAACCTTTtgggaccgctgggtttgcaatggttggagagagagagttttgggagaaaaacttgccgacttccttttatgatttcgatccgtcggagtctcgttggtgtggccattcacttgtggcctcttctttagctaagccgttcttccttccgtgatgagcctgccaccctggcaagggaggacgcataCAAGCCCTCACCGGCGTtcactataaaacgctgtcactggattaaCAGcctttctcctggtgcgtctaaaggggttgttccccagacccttttttacccttactcacggggtctcagatgtcaatcaggttgggatgatgcaatccctcaaccagcccactctggttgtcccctgaggggcttcaatgaatagtacagtactcaatacacaattccgtctccaagagacaatagccattatcaatggttttgtttcgctgaggccaggacacattccaaaccttgtggattctctctcatttcctgggtcccagacctgaattaatagcgatcttgcgattctcaaaaaggagggggcgactttgtacccttcggcccctcagagttgtggcacattcgtaacacccccttccaAGATTTTTACCACCAGTAAAAATGAATTAAAacagtcttacaggatttcagaatctaacacaataaaaaaaagttttttttccactacagagtaatacagttatacattcaattcagcatctaaacagttagcgattacattgtcacttcctttaatatcttaacatcttgtaccttaataaattcttgtagcatcagactccaatttaataaccacctatttttttattcctttccttcagcaaacaaaaactaaagagttgtgatcttagcttacgtgtatactacaaaagttcatgcaaatactaatctttatgttactaaTACTaatccatggggttgtctttattattcacatgctttgtcaaaatcccttaaaatcggatcctgttatttaaaatggcatcccgtcaaccctcgccccttttccagttaactcccacgtggttaacttgtatcccagtgtggaataggcttttgcatgctcctttcataggagttattttatcaacaatgtgttccaaacttagaccattttctgaatttccacacaattctttaattttaagcacattgttagttttatcttcaggacccttctgcctcttcacagcacactcttgaataacaatagcgtgtggggcacctttacattccaaatcaacctgtaattgattcgcaggcaccaagccattgtctctgtagcctggttgctgcttctgacatcaatccagactttaaattttcttcattcaatttaggaactacacttttcccttttccttcaataataatattcacctcaccaccttttatctcctcactaacttttaacacacctttgagcacaaacaactgagaattctcaattcccactattaccaaggttaaccctttcttcactgaaccaagtccatctgacccacaaggactgcattccttttcacctgaatcaaatacctcagactttttctgagctctattactaggttcagtaccatgtgcatccacatcttgaacacactcaaacaggacatctccctcttccaggctttcaatacccgtacccttttcaaattctaaattcccctgatcctcccagttcctctctgggcaactcccttccggagtaaactcaaccccgcgggctgaaacaacctcatctgtcaacccagcagacttcttcaaggtaatggtatccttttcatctaggactgccctcatttcattatcaggaacacctttagaattttcagcttcttcaaacagttctgccaaaccagacagatcatccatgtccaaccctggaccttttaacagccttatctgtttctcatctttactccgtgcctctataaatttcctcctggctaagggcaggtctacctcctctcccttactctctttcactttcctattctccgttttaccaccctctaactcctcttggtacagggtcagtaaaaacgtctcggccaaatcaatactggccagatttaaattGGTcacgttctcagctgcctttctcgacatgctgctagtggtcgcgcatgcgggatagatcttggaatctagggatGGGTcttcaacacttacaggctggctcgtcagctccatggccgaccaaacgtcaccaccagctaaatcgttacccagaaggaggtctacgtcagttctcgggaattcggATCGCagccctatttcaactggtccagataccagctcacaatttataatgatcctatgcaagggcaccacttctgtcccttttcctatgcctctcaaagctacctctccagtcttgcAACCAAAACCTGGTACTTTACtgcgaatcaatgacagctccgctcccgtgtctctccagatccgcactggaactggtgcgtctccctctttcacagacacggttccttctgaaatacatttcttagacccctctcgtattctgtctacctggggctttctcgtcgatttactgatcaccacaacacatcctatagggacagctgctttccattttcctgtctccttcctcggagcaaggcacttagatatgcaatatgacccacctttccacaattaaaactgGTCAAGCCAGGAtctctcctgccatcttgcctttcttcctccttaattttaccgctagctcccggctgaatctctgcctcagccggcgggctttcactaccgttcccacggtctctctggtaacttttattcgaggaaaactttgtcttgtgggttagggcatattcatctgcgaacctagcaaattcggagatagacttattcagcttctcattcaaatagatccggatatcatccaaaacacaacctttaaattcctcaatcagaattaactccctgagatgccaaaaatcatcttccactatttctgctgcacaccaacaatccaagagcacacccttctcacaGGAAAACTCTGCATACTTCTGATTCTACCCTTTCTttaaaatttctgaacttttgtctatacacttcaggtaccaattcataggcccgaagaatggcctcctttactttctcataattctcagactcctcctcctccatggacaacgccgcatatgcctgttgtgccttcccttttaacacactttgtatcaacgccacccactgatctctgggccacttctgattcactgccaccttttcaaaatgcaagaaataactatcagcATCTGTCTCttcaaacggaggtactaacctaaactcccgactaacattaaaccgctcctcttggtctggcccttgagctcttcgctcttgccttaacttctccatgtccaagtcatgttgcctctgtttctctttctcctcatactccctctccttctctttctctgccctttccttctccttttcagctgcttccagctgttttaactgaatttcatgttccctttgtttctcagctcgtTCCTGCTCCCTCTTCTcttctaactcctttagctggagcgcatgctccctttttacctctaactcctttagctggagcgcatgctccctttttacctctaactcctttagctggagctcatgctcccgttGCTTTTCGGCTGTTTCCTTTTCCCTTTCagttctttctttttccttttgggctttttccttttcagccctttccttctctttttcggccctttccttctctttttcagctgcttccagctgttttaacttaatttcatgttccatccttaatttctccaactctaactgagccgtcccactagctggtgccttttcagggatattttccaatacctcagcagaaaacacattcttcacaatatactgagttatggccctccgcacctcccgctttttcatcgacaacctcacctctgcaagATTTAGTCCTTTCGTAATATctatcaagtccgactttgtggcagcctctagcgcctccagagttgggttttctataaattcatccacatccatctttgctggtttcccgtctggttacccgcaCAACCAGACGGacgtttggacttaaaagcccgattcactggccctccaatttggtatcaaatctcgagacaagACCCCActttgttatgaaccccgtaattgggtcacttaccagcaaagatagagaggtctgttgaagtctgatgatattatttttaacggtatttattggtaaaaatacacaaaaataatatcaatgcaaatatacagataatatacgtcgtcaatactaaatctaaaagtgcgagtatagtaataataataaataagctctatcgttgtctaggggataatgtattgtctgatggaaatataaaaatcactcagttcatgcaggctgcagcctttggggaccgctgggtttgcagTGGTTGGAGAGTGAGtgagttttgggagaaaaacttgccggctttccttttatgatttcgatccatgggagtctcgttggtgtggccgttcacttgtggcctcttctttagctaagccgttcttccttCTGTGATGAGCctgccaccctggcaagggaggatgcacacAAGTCCTCACCGGCGTtcactataaaacgctgtcacttgATTtccagtgtttctcctggtgcgtctaaaggggttgttccccagaccctcttatccttactcacggggtctctgatgtcagtcaggttgggatgatgcaatccctcaaccagcccactctggtcgtcccctgaggggcttcaatgaatagtacagtactcaatacacaattccgtctccaagagacaatagccgttatcaatggttttgtttcgctgaggccaggacacattccaaaccttgtggattctctctcatttccgggtcccagacccgaattaatagcaatcttgcgattctcaaaaaggagggggtgactttgtacccttcggcccctcagagttgtggcacattcgtaacaattgTAAACATAATTTTATTTATAAGGGGGGGAAAGCTGCTAAATGCATGTTTGCGTAGCCAACCTATTTTCAatgattcaaaatacatttattatcaaagtatgcctgcagtatacaaccctaaaattcatcttcccacagtcatgaaacaaaggacCATGGAACCAACCCATTCACGgaaaaatatcaaacatcaaatccCTCCCCTCATGCAAAAATCATGCAAATTGCATCAAACACAAATGAAAACAAGAATAATATTTTGCTCAGTTTTAAAGAAAGAGTGCACTAAGGTATTCCCAGGCAATATTATGGAAGTTGAAATCTATTATTCAAACTGTCATCTAATTCCCACTGAATATTGCAAGATCTGTAGTACATTTGTTGAAAAGTGATCCTCTTTATATCTTAGCTTTGCATGTTGCCCCAGGATATCTTTACGTTCCACCATGATGTTCCCCTTAAGTTCAACTCCACTCCCCGGTCTTACCCGCACCATTACAGAAAAAGCATTGATATCGCAAAGGTTCATTTGCCATATCTGTTATCTGCTGACTGTGagccaaatggctgaattctacTCTTATGCTTCCATAATAACTGAAATACAATCCTATTGTCTAATCCATACTGAGTTCACCTGTGAGGCTTCTTGCATTAAATGTACTCTGAGCAAATCAGACCACCTTCAACTGCCCTTACTGGACTTGTTTGCTTTTAcctccatatttcatctttctcaTCTGATGTACAGTACAAACATGT encodes the following:
- the LOC132381156 gene encoding trichohyalin-like, yielding MDVDEFIENPTLEALEAATKSDLIDITKGLNLAEVRLSMKKREVRRAITQYIVKNVFSAEVLENIPEKAPASGTAQLELEKLRMEHEIKLKQLEAAEKEKERAEKEKERAEKEKAQKEKERTEREKETAEKQREHELQLKELEVKREHALQLKELEEKREQERAEKQREHEIQLKQLEAAEKEKERAEKEKEREYEEKEKQRQHDLDMEKLRQERRAQGPDQEERFNVSREFRLVPPFEETDADSYFLHFEKVAVNQKWPRDQWVALIQSVLKGKAQQAYAALSMEEEESENYEKVKEAILRAYELVPEVYRQKFRNFKERVESEVCRVFL